From Spodoptera frugiperda isolate SF20-4 chromosome 27, AGI-APGP_CSIRO_Sfru_2.0, whole genome shotgun sequence, a single genomic window includes:
- the LOC118263537 gene encoding uncharacterized protein LOC118263537, which translates to MTALNSDKRLQLSAVELQQEYYETIGDADWELYEKKDRRFLLQKVAVALCGPPTIEGNLMDNTNDDDELKLQGYEALDEDTCMNVFNRILEQAKYSHNGENIIISVLRVVCVIPTREIKFFEITPKDYWLNLHVKKGDSVHILVFHVFSIRKCISMNHKVKGCKVFIDHDGREYQSWDDYLTNNKLPKCVMVVPRNGEYSGTIVGVEGEMPKVNLTVRGSPELGTKAQVINTADNISTVANVGAMVAVVGSLFAAPAVAPVMVGTAVGVATVSGIYSIGRSIGTLVDRSQHRQSIGLDNMEARSNWINIMISTVGLSFTAAGKLLTWAATTGRNVKILMSALDFLRFTNIATGFIGVANGLGDMIYKFSRYGKTPSTLEVFQVTTSFLFLGIGVMSNQTANEIVQDAQANKINEIRDSLSSNNKRRIFDKITAETRRLKGTIDGNTDVIKALKTINNKDEFFGKLKYMNKAFNKNKVRISLSSDGKVIINNQHKVSLSKIYKIGPNARDQLLAKYGPAKITSKNAPTRIYPSYVVASSSNVPTSELAYTIRPEEILKISAFILNLSKADEEFILNLLSLISQDLHQAFLLLCTEMISLLIRTEIEFLEAIFPDWKRRLVLFIYYHLSSKITVKENDNVFMAALKLYIRDGRINKETLLALKKEILGYFMDHSKQEHNKTWRDVDEYMKTYFGNLKTLKVGQELEIGPHKILVKQITVDHLEMGLAKYSQQQCDIFMDLCLKIISILSKDEVRQLNNVNPDEDIIMRVSIFLLERFNEYIGQRLEIDDSTLATATSDLLAWRKRQHIRTQYNCAKCKGITYAINS; encoded by the exons atgacAGCATTAAATTCAGACAAACGTCTTCAGTTGAGTGCAGTCGAATTGCAGCAGGAGTATTATGAAACTATCGGTGATGCTGATTGGGAACT ATACGAGAAGAAAGACAGAAGATTTCTTCTCCAGAAAGTAGCAGTTGCTCTTTGCGGACCACCGACGATTGAAGGCAACTTAATGGACAATACGAATGATGATGACGAACTCAAATTGCAAGGATACGAAGCTCTGGATGAAGATACATGCATGAATGTTTTCAATCGGATCTTAGAACAAG caaaatattcacacaatggtgaaaatataataatatctgtgCTTCGAGTGGTCTGCGTTATACCGACACGAGAAATAAAATTTTTCGAAATCACACCAAAAGATTATTGGCTCAATCTTCACGTTAAGAAAGGAGATTCTGTTCACATCTTAGTGTTTCACGTGTTCAGTATAAGGAAATGTATTTCTATGAATCACAAAG tGAAAGGATGCAAAGTATTCATCGACCACGACGGCAGAGAGTATCAATCCTGGGACGATTATCTGACAAACAACAAGCTTCCGAAATGTGTGATGGTCGTACCTCGCAACGGAGAATATTCTGGAACTATCGTCGGAGTG GAAGGTGAAATGCCGAAAGTAAATCTGACAGTAAGGGGTTCGCCAGAACTGGGTACTAAAGCACAAGTGATTAATACGGCAGACAACATAAGTACAG TGGCTAATGTTGGAGCGATGGTCGCTGTGGTGGGATCCCTGTTTGCGGCCCCCGCTGTAGCCCCCGTGATGGTTGGGACAGCCGTGGGAGTTGCCACCGTGTCTGGAATTTACAGCATCGGCAGGTCAATCGGTACCTTAGTCGACAGATCTCAACATAGGCAG agtATCGGCTTAGACAACATGGAAGCTCGCTCTAACTGGATAAATATTATGATCTCCACTGTCGGCTTGTCTTTTACTGCAGCTGGAAAATTATTGACTTGGGCTGCGACGACCGGGAGAAATGTCAAG ATACTTATGAGTGCTTTAGACTTTCTAAGGTTCACTAACATTGCGACTGGATTCATTGGCGTAGCCAACGGCCTAGGAGATATGATCTATAAG ttCTCCAGGTATGGTAAGACACCATCAACACTCGAAGTGTTCCAAGTCACTACATCCTTCCTCTTCCTTGGCATTGGTGTGATGTCAAACCAAACTGCAAATGAAATCGTTCAGGATGCACaagctaacaaaataaatgaaatccgaGATTCGTTGTCTAGCAACAACaaaag GAGAATATTCGATAAAATCACAGCTGAGACCCGGAGACTAAAAGGCACCATAGATGGCAACACTGATGTCATTAAAGCTCTTAAGACAATCAATAATAAGGACGAGTTCTTCGGAAAACTGAAGTACATGAATAAGgctttcaataaaaataaagtaaggaTATCATTGAGTTCAGATGGGAAagtcataataaataatcaacacaaaGTGAGCCTCTCCAAGATATACAAAATTGGTCCGAATGCTCGAGATCAATTACTAGCGAAATATGGACCTGCGAAGATAACGAGCAAGAACGCGCCAACAAGAATATACCCCTCGTACGTTGTGGCCAGCAGCTCCAATGTACCCACCTCAGAGCTAGCTTACACTATCCGCCCAGAAGAGATACTCAAAATATCTGCATTCATCTTAAATTTGAGTAAAGCAGACGAAGAATTTATTCTAAACTTACTTTCGCTCATATCCCAAGATTTACATCAGGCTTTTTTGCTGCTATGTACTGAAATGATCAGTTTATTAATTCGTACGGAAATAGAGTTTCTTGAGGCGATTTTCCCGGATTGGAAGAGGCGACTGGTACTTTTCATATATTATCATTTGAGTTCAAAAATAACTGTCAAGGAAAATGATAATGTGTTTATGGCTGCCTTAAAACTATACATACGCGATGGTAGAATAAACAAAGAAACCCTATTAGCACTCAAGAAGGAAATTTTAGGATATTTTATGGATCACTCGAAACAAGAACACAATAAAACCTGGAGGGACGTTGATGAATATATGAAGACCTATTTTGGAAATTTGAAAACGTTAAAAGTTGGCCAAGAGCTAGAGATAGGACCTCATAAAATCTTGGTTAAACAAATCACAGTAGATCATTTGGAAATGGGACTTGCTAAATATTCGCAGCAACAATGTGATATCTTTATGGACctttgtttgaaaattatatcaattttaaGCAAAGATGAAGTGAGACAGTTAAACAATGTGAATCCGGATGAAGACATAATAATGAGGGTATCTATTTTCCTTCTTGAAAGATTTAACGAGTACATTGGACAAAGATTGGAGATCGATGATAGTACGCTTGCTACAGCGACATCGGACCTACTTGCGTGGCGTAAACGTCAACATATTAGAACACAATACAATTGCGCCAAATGCAAAGGAATAACATATGCTATAAACAGTTAA
- the LOC118263538 gene encoding uncharacterized protein LOC118263538, with amino-acid sequence MAIHEPIQFHVGHEYRVIITHFTNPKNIYVRSDTYRDITAIETPGEDAVHTPVNNQRIIYKSKIVGKLVRGRICHISEEAKPTCDIFAIDYGCMDTNVNIKDIYPLNLKGPDVNCPGLAIQCQLHLCEPKEDDFESDIQEKMKIFFGDAPAMMHVVNKTKDALVVEIMPLGSAYDMSQLLVLYDLTVFSKPKKVNKAYSSTKGKVTLVLNYKSKKFCVGDILFGKVVSVDSLTNFYFCEISDSDQSNEKINLSAYCKDKSANHLNMNIGEPCAVEMDGNCYERAIIRSVNSKEHTATLFLVDKGTEIESKFSRLKPVLDKEYYDVPMLAIHCSTTDEEVNGLPLKDFLSDSMKSQLKLTIVIRELGEFPLKPNIVKILRVEK; translated from the coding sequence ATGGCCATCCATGAACCAATACAATTTCACGTTGGTCATGAGTACAGAgttataataacacattttactaatcccaaaaatatatatgttcGCTCTGATACGTATAGAGATATTACAGCCATAGAAACTCCAGGCGAAGATGCAGTTCATACTCCTGTTAACAATCAAAGAATAATTTATAAGTCTAAAATAGTTGGTAAACTTGTCCGAGGAAGAATATGTCACATAAGTGAAGAAGCAAAACCCACATGTGATATATTTGCAATTGATTATGGTTGCATGGATACTAATGTGAACATAAAAGATATATATCCTCTAAACTTGAAAGGCCCAGATGTGAATTGTCCTGGATTAGCCATTCAATGCCAGTTACACCTATGTGAACCTAAAGAAGATGATTTTGAATCAGATATTCAAGAAAAAATGAAGATATTCTTTGGTGATGCTCCAGCAATGATGCATGTGGTCAATAAAACTAAAGATGCTCTAGTGGTTGAAATAATGCCTTTAGGTTCTGCTTATGATATGTCTCAACTGTTGGTATTGTATGACTTAACAGTATTctcaaaaccgaaaaaagtaaataaggcATATTCATCAACAAAGGGTAAAGTGACacttgtattaaattataaatctaaaaaGTTTTGTGTTGGGGATATATTGTTCGGCAAAGTGGTAAGCGTAGACTCATTAACCAACTTCTATTTTTGTGAAATTAGTGATAGTGATCAATCAAATGAGAAAATTAATTTGTCTGCATATTGTAAAGATAAATCCGCCAACCATCTTAATATGAATATAGGAGAACCATGTGCTGTGGAAATGGATGGAAATTGTTATGAACGCGCCATAATAAGGTCTGTTAACAGTAAAGAACATACTGCAACATTGTTCCTTGTAGACAAAGGTACAGAGATAGAAAGTAAGTTCTCTCGCCTTAAGCCCGTGCTTGATAAAGAATATTATGATGTACCAATGCTTGCTATTCACTGTTCAACTACTGATGAGGAAGTCAATGGACTACCTCTCAAAGATTTTTTATCAGATTCTATGAaatcacaattaaaattaacaattgtaATCAGAGAATTAGGAGAATTTCCTCTTAAACCTAATATTGTAAAGATTCTTCGGGTGGAGAAATAG